The following are from one region of the Nitrospirota bacterium genome:
- a CDS encoding cysteine synthase family protein: MKLPYDERQQDQADSALDLVGKTPLVRISKITAHLSRDIRIYAKIERGNPGGSVKDRAALCMISDAEASGLLTRDKVIIDSSSGNTGIAYAMIGAVKGYSVKIVIPKNASIERKKIIAGFGAELIFSSPFDGADGAIRLAKEIVGRDPDRYFQPDQYSNPSNPKAHYLTTGPEIVSQTKEGITHFVACVGTGGTVMGAGKALREHNHNIKILSVHPDDAMHGIEGMKYLEEGAIVPAVFDKGFPDERLTVDTESAFAMTRRLAQEEGLFVGHSSGAALTCALKAAEKLEQAVIVVMFPDGGDRYLSREL; this comes from the coding sequence ATGAAATTACCTTATGATGAAAGACAGCAGGATCAGGCAGACTCGGCACTTGACCTTGTAGGAAAAACACCTCTTGTAAGGATTTCTAAAATTACGGCACATCTGAGCCGGGATATCAGGATCTACGCAAAGATCGAGCGGGGCAATCCCGGCGGCTCGGTTAAAGACCGCGCAGCCCTGTGCATGATCAGTGATGCTGAGGCTTCAGGACTTCTCACCCGGGACAAGGTAATTATTGATTCCTCATCAGGCAACACCGGCATTGCCTATGCAATGATCGGCGCGGTCAAGGGCTACAGCGTGAAAATCGTTATCCCGAAAAATGCCAGCATCGAGCGTAAGAAGATCATTGCCGGCTTCGGCGCAGAATTGATCTTTTCGAGTCCGTTTGACGGGGCTGACGGGGCCATACGGCTTGCAAAGGAGATCGTCGGCAGGGACCCTGACCGATATTTTCAGCCCGATCAGTACAGCAACCCTTCGAATCCAAAAGCGCATTATCTTACCACAGGGCCAGAGATCGTGAGCCAGACAAAAGAGGGCATTACACATTTTGTCGCCTGCGTCGGCACGGGCGGCACAGTCATGGGTGCAGGAAAGGCGCTCAGGGAGCATAACCATAATATTAAGATCCTGTCCGTTCACCCTGATGACGCCATGCACGGCATAGAGGGCATGAAATATCTTGAAGAAGGCGCCATTGTACCTGCTGTTTTTGATAAAGGTTTTCCGGATGAGCGGCTTACCGTGGATACTGAATCGGCCTTTGCCATGACCCGGCGGCTGGCGCAGGAAGAAGGGCTGTTCGTGGGACATTCCTCAGGCGCGGCCCTGACCTGTGCGCTTAAGGCAGCTGAAAAACTTGAGCAGGCAGTTATCGTTGTAATGTTCCCTGACGGCGGGGACCGGTATCTGAGCAGGGAACTGTGA
- a CDS encoding Mov34/MPN/PAD-1 family protein: MKQYMLTSDAIEAVSVHAKEDYPAECCGIVVGSGSTQQAHRCRNLQDELHGQDPKTHPRTSREAYAIDRQEMERIIDDAAAKGDKVIAFYHSHIDCGAYFSDMDKEVQTVFGEPEFPDALHLVVSVYEGQARQMKGFLWHAEKQDFICVIQ; encoded by the coding sequence GTGAAACAATATATGCTGACCTCCGATGCTATTGAGGCGGTCTCAGTCCATGCCAAAGAGGATTATCCTGCCGAGTGCTGCGGCATCGTGGTTGGCAGCGGCAGCACCCAGCAGGCGCATCGCTGCAGAAACCTGCAGGATGAACTTCACGGGCAGGACCCAAAGACGCATCCGCGGACCAGCCGCGAGGCCTATGCCATAGACCGTCAGGAAATGGAGCGCATTATAGACGATGCTGCTGCAAAAGGCGACAAGGTTATTGCATTTTATCATTCCCACATAGACTGCGGGGCCTATTTCTCTGACATGGACAAAGAGGTCCAGACCGTCTTTGGCGAGCCTGAGTTCCCTGATGCATTGCATCTGGTGGTTTCTGTGTATGAAGGACAGGCGCGGCAGATGAAGGGATTTCTCTGGCACGCTGAAAAGCAGGACTTTATCTGTGTGATACAATGA
- the iorA gene encoding indolepyruvate ferredoxin oxidoreductase subunit alpha: MKNKKNIGDKVLFSGNEALAQGAFEAGVRVASGYPGTPSTEILENLSTYEGIYTEWAPNEKVALEVALGASFAGARALATMKHVGLNVAADPLFTAAYTGVKGGLVIVTADDPEMHSSQNEQDNRNYAYAAKVPMLEPSDATEAKEFLKIAYRISEEFDTPVLLRTTTRVAHVKGIVTIGETESSKATLGIEKMPEKFVMLPAHARKRRGELEKRMGRLREFAETFPENRIAWADKTRGFITSGVSYLYVKEAFPEASVLKLGMAYPFPDRLIRDFAAQVQELIIVEELDPFIENHVKALGISCKGKELIPASGELNSHILRKSITGESVRELFAPVPIPMRPPNLCAGCPHRGIFHAISKLKVFVAGDIGCYTLAALKPLSSMDSCVCMGASIGTAFGMEKALGKESLGKIVAVIGDSTFMHSGITGLIDVVYNRGFSTVIILDNRTTGMTGHQPNPSTGVTLGGDLSGGIDIEALCRAIGVKHVTTVNPHDHEEAGKILKQEIERPEPSVIITKAPCALLPEMKKRKDKNIHRVIEANCTGCRSCLRIGCPAIEWVPLTPEEAKQSGYKETQKGHSYINAVMCDGCGQCAPLCKFKAIVAADQDNGNKNG, translated from the coding sequence ATGAAAAATAAGAAGAACATTGGAGATAAGGTGCTGTTTTCCGGCAACGAGGCGCTCGCACAGGGTGCTTTTGAGGCAGGCGTCAGAGTGGCGTCCGGATATCCAGGCACGCCGTCGACAGAAATACTCGAAAACCTCTCCACGTATGAAGGCATCTATACTGAATGGGCTCCGAATGAAAAAGTGGCACTTGAAGTGGCGTTAGGTGCTTCTTTTGCCGGTGCTCGTGCGCTGGCAACCATGAAACATGTCGGTCTGAACGTTGCCGCTGACCCGCTCTTCACTGCTGCTTATACCGGCGTCAAGGGCGGTCTTGTGATCGTGACTGCTGACGACCCTGAGATGCACAGTTCCCAGAACGAGCAGGACAACCGCAACTATGCATACGCTGCCAAGGTGCCTATGCTGGAACCTTCAGATGCAACAGAGGCAAAAGAGTTCCTGAAAATCGCCTACAGAATAAGCGAGGAGTTCGACACTCCGGTCCTGCTCAGGACCACCACAAGGGTCGCCCATGTAAAAGGCATCGTGACGATCGGGGAAACAGAGAGTTCAAAGGCCACGCTCGGCATAGAAAAGATGCCTGAAAAGTTCGTTATGCTTCCGGCCCATGCGCGTAAACGCAGAGGGGAACTCGAAAAACGAATGGGCAGGCTCAGGGAGTTCGCAGAGACTTTTCCCGAAAACCGCATTGCATGGGCAGATAAGACAAGAGGTTTCATAACCTCAGGCGTCTCCTATCTTTATGTTAAGGAGGCCTTTCCTGAGGCATCGGTCTTGAAGTTAGGCATGGCATATCCTTTCCCCGACAGGTTGATCAGGGATTTTGCAGCACAGGTGCAGGAGCTTATAATCGTAGAAGAGCTCGATCCCTTTATCGAAAACCATGTAAAGGCCCTGGGCATCTCCTGCAAGGGCAAGGAACTGATACCCGCCTCCGGAGAGCTGAATTCGCATATTCTGAGGAAGTCCATTACCGGAGAATCTGTCAGAGAACTCTTCGCACCGGTGCCCATACCGATGAGGCCCCCAAACCTCTGCGCAGGCTGTCCGCACAGGGGCATATTCCACGCAATCTCAAAACTCAAGGTCTTTGTAGCTGGCGATATCGGCTGCTATACACTGGCTGCGCTCAAGCCGCTTTCGTCCATGGACTCATGTGTCTGTATGGGCGCGAGCATCGGCACTGCCTTTGGCATGGAAAAGGCCTTAGGCAAAGAATCCCTCGGCAAGATCGTGGCAGTGATCGGCGATTCAACCTTTATGCATTCGGGCATTACCGGGCTGATTGATGTTGTATATAACCGCGGTTTTTCTACGGTGATCATCCTTGATAACAGAACTACCGGCATGACCGGCCACCAGCCAAACCCCTCAACAGGCGTTACGCTGGGCGGCGACTTAAGCGGAGGTATCGACATTGAGGCGCTCTGCAGAGCCATCGGCGTCAAGCATGTGACCACGGTCAATCCCCATGATCACGAAGAGGCCGGCAAGATCCTTAAGCAGGAGATCGAGAGGCCGGAGCCTTCGGTCATCATCACCAAAGCGCCCTGCGCACTGCTTCCTGAGATGAAAAAACGCAAGGACAAGAACATTCACCGTGTTATTGAAGCCAACTGCACCGGATGCAGATCGTGTCTGAGGATCGGCTGTCCTGCCATCGAATGGGTGCCGCTTACCCCTGAAGAGGCAAAACAGTCAGGCTATAAAGAAACCCAGAAGGGACATTCCTATATCAATGCGGTAATGTGCGACGGTTGCGGTCAGTGTGCACCGCTCTGCAAGTTCAAGGCGATCGTTGCTGCGGACCAGGACAATGGTAATAAGAATGGATAA